One region of Sphingomonas kaistensis genomic DNA includes:
- a CDS encoding aldehyde dehydrogenase, whose amino-acid sequence MATAAQASDRSFTRLNPVTGETATTAPAFGVEQANAAVDAAAAAFPEWSALGPNARRAKLNAAADALAAKADQFVDAMMGEIGATEGWARFNLMLAVGMVREAAALTTQIGGEVIPSDKPGCIAMALREPVGVMLGIAPWNAPIILGVRAVAVPLACGNTVVFKASEQCPRTHSLIAEAFNEALPAGAVSIVTNAPEDAAEIVGALIDHPQVRRINFTGSTNVGKIIAKRAAEHLKPVLLELGGKAPLIVLEDADLDEAVKAAAFGAFMNQGQICMSTERIIVVDSVADAFVEKFGAKVKTMAVGDPREGKTPLGAVVDRKAVDWCASLVADAVAEGAVQVTGGEANGVLMPAHVVDKVTPEMKLFRHESFGPVVGIIRARDEAHAIELANDTEYGLSASVFTRDTARGLKVARQIKSGICHINGPTVHDEAQMPFGGVKASGYGRFGGKAGVDAFTELRWITIETQPGHYPI is encoded by the coding sequence ATTCGGCGTCGAACAGGCCAATGCCGCGGTGGACGCGGCTGCTGCGGCATTCCCCGAATGGTCCGCGCTCGGTCCCAACGCCCGCCGCGCCAAGCTCAACGCCGCCGCCGACGCGCTTGCCGCCAAGGCCGACCAGTTCGTCGACGCGATGATGGGCGAGATCGGCGCAACCGAGGGCTGGGCCCGCTTCAACCTGATGCTGGCGGTCGGCATGGTCCGCGAGGCTGCGGCGTTGACCACCCAGATCGGCGGCGAGGTGATCCCCTCGGACAAGCCGGGCTGCATCGCCATGGCGCTGCGCGAACCGGTTGGCGTGATGCTCGGCATCGCCCCGTGGAACGCCCCGATCATTCTTGGCGTGCGCGCGGTGGCGGTGCCGCTGGCGTGCGGCAACACCGTCGTGTTCAAGGCCAGCGAGCAATGCCCGCGCACCCACAGCCTCATCGCCGAAGCCTTCAATGAGGCGCTGCCGGCCGGCGCGGTGTCGATCGTCACCAACGCTCCCGAGGATGCGGCCGAAATCGTCGGCGCGCTGATCGACCATCCGCAAGTCCGCCGGATCAACTTCACCGGCTCGACCAACGTCGGCAAGATCATCGCCAAGCGCGCGGCGGAGCATCTGAAGCCCGTGCTGCTCGAGCTCGGCGGCAAGGCGCCGTTGATCGTGCTGGAGGACGCCGACCTCGACGAGGCAGTCAAGGCGGCGGCGTTCGGGGCGTTCATGAACCAGGGCCAGATCTGCATGTCGACCGAGCGGATCATCGTCGTCGACAGCGTCGCCGACGCCTTTGTCGAGAAGTTCGGCGCCAAGGTGAAGACCATGGCGGTCGGCGATCCGCGCGAGGGCAAGACTCCATTGGGCGCGGTGGTCGATCGCAAGGCGGTCGACTGGTGCGCTTCGCTGGTCGCCGACGCGGTGGCCGAGGGCGCGGTGCAGGTCACCGGCGGCGAGGCGAATGGCGTTCTGATGCCCGCGCACGTGGTCGACAAGGTCACGCCCGAGATGAAGCTGTTCCGCCACGAAAGCTTCGGCCCGGTGGTCGGCATCATCCGCGCCCGCGACGAAGCGCATGCGATCGAGCTTGCCAACGACACCGAATATGGCCTCTCGGCCTCGGTCTTCACCCGCGACACCGCCCGCGGCCTCAAGGTCGCGCGGCAGATCAAGTCGGGCATCTGCCACATCAACGGGCCGACCGTGCACGACGAGGCGCAGATGCCGTTCGGCGGGGTCAAGGCCTCGGGCTACGGCCGCTTCGGCGGCAAGGCCGGCGTCGACGCCTTCACCGAACTGCGCTGGATCACGATCGAAACCCAGCCCGGCCATTATCCGATCTGA